From a region of the Acinetobacter calcoaceticus genome:
- a CDS encoding LysR family transcriptional regulator, with translation MANINNLDLNLLKALDALLDEKNVTRAADKLALTQPAVSSMLNRLRDRFDDPLFVRASYGMVPTDRALALAEPLKKILSEIEQLIQPPIFNPAELETTFRIAATDNGMHCVGVPFTLALNKIAPKVKIALMSIHGRNVEAMLMNGELDLIIVGEPTVPLNLRSRIIHKENYVCMMRENHPLANQELDIDTFCSLNHVLVSYDGGGFTGATDVALEKIGKKRNVVMSITSFLLLPEILKNSDWIAVAPHHLLEKDSGIISKKPPIEVGGYNKLMAWHERTHHDSIQRWFRDFLLETC, from the coding sequence ATGGCTAATATCAATAATCTCGATTTAAACTTACTTAAAGCTTTAGATGCATTACTAGATGAGAAGAATGTTACACGTGCAGCAGATAAATTAGCTTTAACTCAACCTGCTGTTAGTAGCATGCTTAATCGTCTAAGAGATCGTTTTGATGATCCATTATTTGTTCGGGCATCATATGGTATGGTTCCAACAGATAGAGCTCTTGCTTTAGCTGAACCTTTAAAGAAAATATTAAGTGAAATTGAGCAATTAATACAACCGCCTATCTTTAATCCAGCGGAACTAGAAACAACTTTCAGAATTGCTGCGACTGATAACGGTATGCATTGTGTAGGTGTACCTTTTACATTAGCTTTAAATAAGATTGCACCAAAAGTCAAAATAGCTCTGATGTCTATTCATGGTCGGAATGTCGAAGCTATGCTGATGAATGGAGAACTTGACCTTATTATCGTGGGTGAACCAACAGTTCCCTTGAACCTTCGTTCACGGATAATCCATAAAGAAAACTATGTTTGTATGATGCGAGAAAATCATCCATTAGCTAATCAAGAGCTTGATATAGATACATTTTGCTCTCTCAATCATGTATTAGTCTCTTACGATGGAGGTGGTTTCACTGGAGCTACAGATGTTGCATTGGAGAAAATCGGGAAAAAGAGAAATGTTGTAATGTCTATTACAAGCTTTTTATTGTTACCAGAAATTCTTAAAAATAGTGATTGGATTGCTGTTGCTCCACATCATTTATTAGAGAAAGATTCAGGTATTATTTCCAAAAAACCACCGATTGAAGTTGGTGGTTATAATAAATTAATGGCATGGCATGAACGCACACACCATGATTCTATACAACGCTGGTTTAGAGATTTTCTTTTGGAAACCTGCTAG
- a CDS encoding aldo/keto reductase → MIKTSSKFIGDCSLPMSKLALGTVQIGYERGISFDQAKEIIYSAYHEGVRYFDSAPMYGFGRAEYTLSTALHELEIRKSVLVSTKVGRVLNSQGFYSKNTSWYLNYPDYYYDYTYDGVMSSFEGSLKRTGLDHIDLLLVHDLGKKWHGDKAELFWNQFCESGFKALEELRRNRNVSAVGLGVNETEIVLEVAKEFKIDCALIAGQYTLLDHKNSYEDLKKLSESNVKILAAGIFNSGVLALGNTSQASYNYKKVPAEIVSKIQKIQVICLKYDVSLATAALQFAASHPAITSLVFGAKNKEEIITNTRSFSKIIPYEFWVELKSENIISEQIPIKALN, encoded by the coding sequence ATGATAAAAACCTCATCAAAATTTATAGGTGATTGTTCATTACCTATGAGTAAACTTGCATTAGGTACAGTTCAGATTGGTTATGAGCGCGGAATTAGCTTTGATCAAGCTAAAGAAATTATATATTCAGCTTATCATGAGGGTGTTCGATACTTTGACAGTGCACCAATGTATGGATTTGGGCGGGCTGAATATACATTGAGTACCGCTCTACATGAGTTAGAGATCAGAAAGAGTGTTCTTGTCAGTACCAAAGTTGGACGTGTTTTAAACTCACAAGGCTTTTATTCTAAAAATACGTCTTGGTACTTAAATTATCCTGATTACTACTATGACTATACTTATGATGGGGTAATGTCATCTTTCGAAGGTAGCTTAAAACGTACTGGATTGGATCATATTGATTTATTGTTAGTGCATGATCTGGGGAAAAAATGGCATGGAGATAAAGCTGAACTATTTTGGAATCAATTTTGTGAAAGTGGCTTTAAGGCTTTAGAAGAATTGCGTAGGAATAGGAATGTTTCAGCAGTTGGACTAGGTGTAAATGAAACTGAAATTGTTTTAGAAGTAGCTAAAGAGTTTAAAATTGACTGTGCATTGATTGCTGGTCAATATACTTTATTAGATCATAAAAACTCATATGAAGATTTAAAAAAGCTATCCGAATCTAATGTAAAAATTTTAGCTGCGGGAATCTTTAACTCTGGTGTGCTCGCCTTAGGTAATACTTCACAAGCTAGTTATAATTATAAAAAAGTACCAGCTGAAATCGTCTCTAAAATACAGAAAATTCAAGTCATTTGTCTAAAATACGATGTATCTCTTGCCACAGCAGCTTTGCAATTTGCAGCAAGCCATCCAGCAATTACATCTTTAGTTTTCGGTGCTAAAAATAAAGAAGAAATTATTACTAATACCCGATCTTTTTCAAAAATAATACCTTATGAGTTTTGGGTAGAACTGAAAAGCGAAAACATCATCAGTGAGCAAATCCCTATAAAAGCCCTTAATTGA
- a CDS encoding nuclear transport factor 2 family protein, whose product MSKPTYVAEYNAIVEVLNKYNQGGKQADSSIMKPAFNEQATIFGVDADNKLIGGPIQGLFEVIDRDFSPSPDAQGVIVNIDIVGTAASARIDTNDISGFCFTDFFNLLKVDGKWTVVSKIYHTHSTN is encoded by the coding sequence ATGTCTAAACCAACTTATGTGGCTGAATATAATGCAATTGTTGAAGTATTAAATAAATATAATCAAGGTGGTAAACAAGCAGATAGCAGTATTATGAAACCTGCTTTTAATGAACAAGCAACTATCTTTGGCGTTGATGCTGACAATAAACTTATTGGTGGTCCTATCCAAGGTTTATTCGAAGTGATTGATCGTGATTTTAGTCCATCACCAGATGCCCAAGGTGTAATCGTAAATATTGATATCGTTGGCACTGCTGCAAGTGCACGTATAGATACTAATGATATTTCTGGATTTTGTTTTACAGACTTCTTTAACTTATTGAAAGTAGATGGTAAGTGGACAGTTGTTAGTAAAATTTATCATACCCATTCAACAAATTAA
- a CDS encoding SDR family oxidoreductase: MNYLENKVIIITGASSGIGKASAKILAAEGAKVIAVARNQERLNGLVNEVTKHGGEITGFVADVTNLDDSKKLAQFAKDTYGSVDILINNAGLMLFSYWSDLAIDDWNKMIDTNIKGYLNAIAGVLPIMLEQKSGQILNMDSVAGHQVDPAAGIYCATKFFVQAMTESMRKDLGVNHGIRVNTVSPGVINTGWADKVTDPEGRKAAQELNKIAIDPDDVARAVVYALNQPENVTVNDLIISPTRQNW, encoded by the coding sequence ATGAATTATTTAGAAAACAAAGTAATCATTATTACTGGAGCTTCTTCCGGTATTGGTAAAGCTTCAGCCAAAATTTTAGCGGCTGAAGGGGCTAAAGTTATAGCGGTTGCAAGAAATCAAGAACGTCTTAATGGACTAGTTAATGAAGTAACAAAGCATGGGGGTGAAATCACAGGCTTTGTAGCAGATGTTACCAATCTTGATGACTCTAAAAAGCTTGCTCAATTTGCTAAAGATACTTATGGCTCTGTCGATATTCTAATTAACAATGCTGGACTTATGCTGTTTTCATATTGGAGCGATTTAGCAATTGATGATTGGAACAAAATGATTGATACCAATATCAAAGGCTATTTGAATGCTATAGCAGGCGTATTGCCAATTATGCTTGAGCAAAAGTCTGGACAAATCTTGAATATGGATTCAGTTGCGGGACATCAAGTAGATCCTGCTGCGGGTATCTATTGTGCAACAAAGTTTTTTGTACAAGCGATGACTGAGTCAATGCGTAAAGATTTGGGTGTTAACCATGGTATCCGAGTTAATACTGTTAGTCCCGGTGTCATTAATACAGGCTGGGCGGACAAAGTCACTGACCCTGAAGGTCGTAAGGCAGCCCAAGAGCTCAACAAAATTGCCATAGATCCAGATGATGTAGCACGCGCTGTAGTCTATGCACTTAATCAACCTGAAAATGTCACTGTGAATGATTTAATCATTTCTCCAACGCGTCAAAATTGGTAA
- a CDS encoding SDR family oxidoreductase, translated as MNILVVGANGRVGSHLVKTLAEMGHSVFAGARKDSLSFTNPSIQFFELDLLADLQKIIQRFESVNIDIIYFTAGSRGKNLLQVDAFGAVKVMQAAKAVGIRRFIMLSSVFALQPERWGESFLQNITDYNIAKFFADHWLVHQSNLDFTILQPGALQEKLGSGRIKINVSEPLSNSIDNVVETLAGILSAPNTIGQVITMADGDIPIIEALNQVSP; from the coding sequence ATGAATATTCTTGTTGTTGGTGCAAATGGAAGAGTAGGTTCTCATTTGGTCAAAACATTGGCAGAAATGGGGCATTCAGTTTTTGCAGGAGCTCGCAAAGATTCATTGAGTTTTACGAATCCTTCTATTCAGTTTTTTGAATTGGATTTGCTAGCTGATTTGCAAAAAATCATTCAACGTTTTGAATCTGTAAATATAGATATAATTTACTTCACTGCAGGCTCTAGAGGAAAAAATCTTCTTCAAGTTGATGCTTTTGGTGCAGTGAAAGTGATGCAAGCCGCGAAAGCTGTGGGTATTCGTCGATTTATAATGTTGAGCTCAGTTTTTGCACTACAACCTGAACGCTGGGGTGAGTCATTCTTACAGAATATCACTGATTATAATATTGCAAAATTTTTCGCAGATCATTGGTTAGTTCATCAAAGTAATTTGGATTTTACTATCCTTCAACCAGGTGCATTGCAAGAAAAATTAGGTAGTGGCCGAATCAAGATTAATGTCTCTGAGCCTCTTAGTAACAGTATTGATAATGTCGTTGAAACACTTGCAGGTATTTTAAGTGCTCCAAATACGATTGGTCAGGTAATTACGATGGCTGATGGTGACATTCCAATTATAGAAGCGCTCAATCAAGTCTCCCCATAA
- a CDS encoding NADH-dependent flavin oxidoreductase: protein MMNPKYSPLFQPYTLNNGVTIKNRLVVAPMTHFASNDDGSLSHEERAFIQGRAENFGLFISAATLVSPEGKAFVGQPEAISDKDLPSLKAVAELIKSQGAKAILQIHHGGKLSIDELLNGAEMVAPSEDLESGSRELTHSEINDLIRAFANAADLAIQAGFDGVEIHGANGYLIQQFNSAQSNRRTDEWGGSIEKRMRFSLSIVDAVHAVKMKHGLNDFIIGYRFSPEEPGEHGLTMADTFALIDALVEKPIQYLHVSLWDFYKKARRGADVSLTRMQLLHERIAGKLPLIGVGSLFSADQILDAYETKWAEFIAVGKAVMMNPDLATLISNGRESEIVLAIDPHKADRYRIPNNLWQQNMSRLSYLPPLKDDSEWKTVDI, encoded by the coding sequence ATGATGAATCCTAAATACTCTCCCTTATTCCAACCCTATACTTTAAATAATGGGGTAACGATTAAAAATAGATTAGTCGTTGCTCCAATGACACATTTTGCTTCTAATGATGATGGTAGTTTAAGCCATGAAGAACGTGCTTTTATTCAAGGACGTGCAGAAAACTTTGGCTTATTCATTAGTGCAGCGACTTTAGTTTCACCTGAGGGTAAAGCATTTGTAGGGCAGCCCGAGGCTATTAGCGATAAAGATTTACCTAGTTTGAAAGCAGTTGCTGAATTAATTAAATCTCAAGGTGCAAAAGCAATTTTACAAATTCATCATGGTGGGAAACTCAGCATTGATGAATTGTTAAATGGTGCTGAAATGGTTGCGCCATCAGAAGATCTAGAATCTGGATCACGTGAACTCACACATTCTGAAATTAATGATTTAATCCGAGCATTTGCTAATGCTGCTGATTTGGCTATTCAAGCGGGTTTCGACGGTGTCGAGATTCATGGTGCAAATGGTTATTTAATTCAGCAATTTAACTCAGCACAATCAAACCGCCGCACGGACGAATGGGGTGGTAGTATTGAAAAACGTATGCGTTTTTCACTATCGATTGTAGATGCTGTACATGCTGTCAAAATGAAACATGGGTTAAATGATTTCATTATTGGTTATCGGTTTTCACCAGAAGAACCGGGAGAGCACGGTTTAACAATGGCAGATACATTTGCTCTAATTGACGCATTGGTAGAAAAACCAATTCAATATTTGCATGTATCTCTTTGGGATTTTTATAAAAAAGCACGTAGAGGGGCAGATGTAAGCTTAACTCGTATGCAACTTCTACATGAGAGAATTGCAGGTAAGCTTCCATTAATTGGTGTCGGAAGTTTATTTAGTGCAGATCAGATATTAGATGCATATGAAACTAAATGGGCTGAATTTATTGCAGTTGGTAAAGCAGTAATGATGAATCCCGATCTTGCAACATTAATTTCGAATGGGCGCGAGAGCGAAATTGTTTTAGCAATAGACCCTCATAAAGCTGATCGTTATCGTATTCCTAATAATCTGTGGCAACAAAATATGAGCCGTTTATCCTATTTACCTCCACTTAAAGATGACTCTGAGTGGAAAACAGTTGATATTTAA
- a CDS encoding flavin reductase family protein — MAIQSVPLEKAYRLLNHGPTVLVSAKHQSTENVMAASWACALEFSPAKVTVVLDKMAFTRSLVEQSGWFALQVPVAQQAQMVVDVGSESLKDHPNKLNEFGVRLFYQDGFQTPLVDGCVAWLLCKLIPEPHNQETHDLFIGEVVSAWADDRVFKDGHWQFDNVPIELKTLHYIAGGQFYVIGQGLKVNKGP, encoded by the coding sequence ATGGCAATTCAATCTGTACCTTTAGAAAAAGCATATCGCTTATTGAACCATGGACCAACTGTGTTGGTCTCTGCAAAACATCAATCTACTGAGAATGTGATGGCTGCTTCATGGGCTTGTGCATTGGAGTTTTCTCCAGCGAAAGTCACTGTGGTTTTAGATAAAATGGCATTTACACGTTCTTTAGTTGAACAAAGTGGATGGTTTGCATTACAAGTTCCTGTTGCACAGCAGGCTCAAATGGTTGTGGATGTTGGAAGTGAAAGCCTAAAAGACCACCCAAATAAATTGAATGAATTTGGTGTAAGGCTATTTTATCAAGATGGTTTTCAAACTCCATTAGTCGACGGGTGTGTAGCTTGGCTACTCTGTAAACTAATTCCAGAGCCACACAATCAAGAAACTCATGATCTTTTCATTGGAGAGGTAGTTAGTGCTTGGGCTGATGATCGTGTCTTTAAAGATGGCCACTGGCAATTTGATAACGTACCGATAGAACTAAAAACTCTACATTATATTGCTGGTGGACAGTTTTATGTTATAGGCCAAGGACTTAAGGTAAATAAAGGGCCTTAG
- a CDS encoding LysE family translocator, whose protein sequence is MTLYTWLLFLSTISVLSAIPGPNMVFVLNTRINQTLKETLISTTGCLLGVLISITASCLTLLFLSNLQTIFIKLINLFGIIYLFTIGIKHLKYKSKQLKYNNASEYKTHENSFINGFFIAISNPKTLLFIISFLPQFINSNSPLLPQYSILIFTFIVCEFSWMLIYIWGGEKIKVLIKKPKIFYLFNKIIGTFFILFSISLISLTLT, encoded by the coding sequence ATGACCTTATATACTTGGCTCCTGTTTCTATCCACTATTTCTGTCCTATCAGCAATACCAGGCCCTAACATGGTATTCGTATTGAATACGAGAATTAACCAAACATTAAAGGAAACTTTAATATCAACTACAGGATGTTTACTAGGAGTATTAATATCAATTACAGCAAGTTGCCTTACACTCTTATTTTTAAGCAATTTACAAACTATATTTATAAAATTAATTAATTTATTTGGAATTATTTACTTATTTACAATTGGAATAAAACACTTAAAATATAAATCAAAACAATTAAAATATAACAATGCATCCGAATATAAAACACATGAAAATTCCTTTATTAATGGTTTTTTTATAGCTATTAGTAATCCTAAAACATTACTTTTTATTATTTCATTTCTCCCTCAATTTATTAATTCCAACTCACCTCTGCTTCCCCAATATTCAATACTGATTTTTACTTTTATTGTTTGCGAATTTTCTTGGATGCTCATCTACATTTGGGGTGGTGAAAAGATTAAAGTGTTAATAAAAAAACCAAAAATCTTTTATTTATTTAACAAAATTATTGGTACTTTCTTTATTTTATTTTCAATATCTTTAATATCTCTAACTTTAACATGA
- a CDS encoding VOC family protein: MSLAPFHLAIPVYDLPAARDFYGEVFGLEEGRSSDHWVDFNFFGHQLVIHEHPKMDYQEKVVSNSVDGHDVPAPHFGIILSWEDWETLAERLKSLGTKFVIEPYVRFKGKVGEQGTMFLFDPCGNALEFKAFKDMTQLFAK; the protein is encoded by the coding sequence ATGAGTTTAGCACCATTCCATTTAGCTATCCCTGTTTATGATTTACCTGCTGCAAGAGATTTTTATGGTGAAGTTTTTGGTTTAGAAGAAGGAAGATCTAGTGATCACTGGGTTGATTTTAATTTCTTCGGACATCAGCTAGTTATTCATGAACATCCTAAAATGGATTATCAAGAAAAAGTTGTTTCTAATTCTGTGGATGGCCATGATGTGCCTGCTCCACATTTCGGAATTATTCTTAGTTGGGAAGATTGGGAAACTTTAGCTGAAAGATTAAAGTCTTTAGGTACAAAGTTTGTGATTGAACCCTATGTACGTTTCAAAGGTAAAGTTGGCGAACAAGGAACTATGTTTTTATTTGATCCGTGTGGTAATGCGCTTGAATTTAAAGCATTTAAAGATATGACTCAGCTTTTTGCGAAATAA
- a CDS encoding cation:dicarboxylate symporter family transporter, whose translation MKSISLVWQILIGLLLGILVGWYFNVNLTHQVWVSTEILKPLGDIFINMMKMVVVPIVLCCMILGIAGGGDNKSFGKMGAGSLLYFFTITSLAIVWGLLLANFFQPGVGTDISGMAHSAVVLHTDTNKGALQIIKNIVPENIVVALYEGKLLSILFFAILFGLALNKIPEEKSKPVITVLQGISDALFKLVSLVMAYAPIGVFGMIGATVATFGFSSLLPLLKLIGVVYLALALFAIFVLGTVCLYIRENLFHLIKYFKDELILAFSTGASAAVMPQLMQKLENYGVPRRIVSFVVPMGYAFNLDGASIFLGVATIFVAQLYGIDLTISQQALLVVTMVLTSKGAAGVPGFAILILSATLATAGLPLEGVALIAGIFRIIESGTTTLNVLGNAIAPLVVAKWKTKRLESFNTVTEN comes from the coding sequence ATGAAAAGTATTTCTTTGGTATGGCAAATATTAATTGGTCTTCTTTTAGGTATTTTAGTCGGGTGGTATTTTAATGTAAATCTAACTCATCAAGTTTGGGTAAGCACTGAAATATTAAAACCGTTAGGCGATATTTTTATTAATATGATGAAAATGGTCGTTGTACCTATTGTATTGTGTTGCATGATCTTAGGCATCGCAGGAGGAGGTGATAATAAGTCTTTTGGAAAAATGGGTGCGGGTTCTCTCCTTTATTTCTTTACAATAACAAGCCTTGCGATTGTTTGGGGTTTATTATTGGCCAATTTTTTTCAACCTGGGGTTGGAACAGATATATCTGGGATGGCACACTCAGCTGTAGTACTGCATACTGATACGAACAAAGGCGCTCTACAGATTATAAAAAATATCGTGCCGGAAAATATTGTGGTAGCCCTATATGAAGGAAAACTACTATCAATTCTATTTTTTGCGATTCTTTTTGGCTTAGCATTAAACAAAATTCCTGAAGAAAAAAGTAAACCTGTAATAACAGTTTTACAGGGAATATCTGATGCATTGTTTAAGCTTGTAAGTTTAGTCATGGCTTATGCACCGATTGGTGTGTTTGGTATGATCGGAGCGACAGTTGCGACTTTTGGCTTCAGTTCTTTATTGCCATTACTGAAATTAATTGGAGTCGTTTATCTAGCTTTAGCTTTATTTGCTATTTTTGTTCTAGGTACTGTGTGTTTGTATATAAGAGAAAACTTATTTCACCTTATTAAATATTTTAAAGATGAGCTCATTCTAGCTTTCTCAACTGGTGCGTCTGCTGCTGTCATGCCGCAATTAATGCAGAAACTCGAAAACTATGGTGTTCCACGCCGTATTGTAAGTTTTGTAGTACCTATGGGATATGCATTTAATTTAGATGGAGCATCAATTTTCCTAGGTGTGGCTACAATTTTTGTCGCTCAATTATATGGAATAGATTTGACTATCTCTCAACAAGCATTATTGGTTGTGACTATGGTCTTAACATCTAAAGGGGCAGCGGGAGTTCCAGGTTTTGCAATTCTAATTTTATCTGCAACTTTAGCTACAGCTGGTTTACCGCTAGAGGGTGTTGCGTTAATTGCTGGTATTTTTAGAATTATTGAAAGTGGTACTACAACATTAAATGTTCTTGGAAATGCTATTGCACCACTTGTTGTAGCAAAGTGGAAAACGAAACGGTTAGAGTCTTTTAATACTGTAACTGAAAATTAA